Proteins from a single region of Macaca nemestrina isolate mMacNem1 chromosome 13, mMacNem.hap1, whole genome shotgun sequence:
- the LOC105465173 gene encoding ewing's tumor-associated antigen 1 isoform X1: MSRRRKHDDSPSPKKTPHKTVAAEECGSVVEPGRRRLRSARGSWPCGAREGPPGPVRQREQPPTAALCSKSNPEDRYETPKRVLKMDLLSSSFSSPNDPDGQNDIFWDQNSPLTKQLGKGRKKQIYTTDSDEISHIVNRIAPQDEKPTTSSMLDMWIGETAIPCTPSVVKGKSRAKISCTKLKTQNQEEELMKLAKQFDKNMEELDVIQEQNKRNYDFTQMISETEILSNHKDNTQMQSLHNIVPEIDNATKKKPIKGNTKVSVANNQNSSQKPFDQTAEAAFNAIFDGSTQKCSGQLSQELPEAFWSTSNTTFVKTNALKEEKIITNETLVIEKLSNKTPRSLSSQVDTPIMTKSCVTSCTKKPETSKRYIDAFTTSDFEDDWENLLGNEPFAMQNVDMPELFPCKTAQVTGQKEICTFNSKTVKNMSRANTSPDARLGDSKVLQDLSSKIGDRELIGAEYRFSPNPNKSNKLSSTRNKMKFENSSNKIVIQDKIQDCILTSNLTKIKEDTLTKSTVYASEKKSALNTRYSNEQKNKCILNQAVKAPVNTDLFGSANLGNETSVSNPNQTSASKLGSFFDDWNDPSFANEIIKACHQLDNTWEADDVDDDLLYQACDDIERLTQQQDIRKDSKTSESICEINNNSEHGAKNMFTISKQGSNLVQSKHLNPDSISVQTSLTNSSRTDKPMKMEKGEMYGNSPRFLGATNLTMYTKISNCQINNLHVPCTNTDVPIQVNSSKLVLSGSSSVTSDNMNTEIATYKKKLSTKQLCHKSITDESQSNHNKTVGFSKFTFTRMKNSQILSQFNQNYITGSMSDTKITQGVEKKKSVNPLLEEAVGQQSLVKLSESLKQSSKEEEEKNRKCSPEEIQRKRQEALVRRMAKARASSVNAAPTSFL; this comes from the exons ATGAGTCGGCGACGGAAACATGATGACAGCCCTAGCCCGAAGAAAACGCCGCACAAAACCGTGGCGGCTGAGGAATGCGGCTCGGTGGTCGAGCCAGGGAGGAGGCGGCTGAGGTCGGCCCGCGGTTCGTGGCCCTGCGGGGCTAGAGAGGGGCCTCCCGGGCCAGTGCGGCAGCGAGAGCAGCCTCCAACAGCCGCCTTGTGCAGTAAAAGTAACCCCGAGG ACAGGTATGAAACACCAAAGAGAGTGCTGAAAATGGACTTACTGTCATCTTCCTTCAGTTCTCCTAATGATCCAGATGGACAGAATGATATCTTTTGGGATCAGAATTCTCCATTGACAAAGCAGTTAG gtaaaggaagaaaaaaacagatttataCCACAGATAGTGATGAGATTTCACATATTGTTAATCGTATTGCTCCTCAG GATGAAAAACCAACAACAAGTTCTATGCTGGACATGTGGATTGGTGAAACTGCTATTCCTTGTACTCCCAGTGTAGTGAAAGGAAAATCAAGAGCAAAAATCAGCTGCACAAA gttaaaaacacaaaatcaagaAGAAGAACTTATGAAACTGGCTAAACAATTTGATAAAAATATGGAAGAGCTAGATGTGATTCAAGAGCAAAATAAGAGGAATTATGATTTTACCCAGATGATTTCAGAAACAGAGATTTTAAGTAATCATAAAGATAATACACAGATGCAGTCATTACATAATATAGTTCCCGAAATAGATAATGCTACAAAAAAGAAGCCAATCAAAGGAAACACCAAGGTATCTGTGGCAAATAATCAAAATAGCAGTCAGAAGCCATTTGACCAAACTGCTGAAGCAGCCTTTAATGCTATTTTTGATGGTTCTACTCAGAAATGTAGCGGACAGTTAAGCCAAGAACTGCCAGAAGCTTTTTGGAGCACCAGTAATACTACCTTTGTAAAGACAAATGctttgaaagaggagaaaatcATTACTAATGAAACTCTGGTCATTGAAAAACTGTCAAATAAAACCCCACGATCACTTTCCTCTCAAGTAGATACACCCATAATGACAAAATCATGTGTGACTTCCTGTACTAAGAAGCCAGAAACTTCTAAGAGGTACATTGATGCATTTACTACCAGTGATTTTGAGGATGATTGGGAAAATTTACTAGGTAATGAACCTTTTGCTATGCAAAATGTCGACATGCCTGAACTCTTCCCCTGTAAAACAGCCCAGGTTACTGGTCAAAAGGAAATTTGTACCTTTAATagtaaaactgttaaaaatatgTCAAGAGCAAATACAAGTCCAGATGCCAGGTTAGGAGATTCAAAAGTATTACAAGATCTTTCTTCAAAGATAGGTGACAGAGAATTAATAGGTGCAGAATATAGATTTTCACCAAATCCAAATAAATCAAACAAATTATCATCcactagaaataaaatgaaatttgagaACTCTTCCAATAAAATCGTTATTCAAGACAAAATTCAAGATTGTATACTTACATCTAATCtgacaaaaataaaggaagataCTCTTACTAAATCTACTGTATATGCTTCTGAAAAGAAGTCAGCTTTGAACACAAGATATTCTAATGAGCAGAAAAATAAGTGCATTTTAAATCAAGCTGTTAAAGCCCCTGTTAATACTGATCTTTTTGGCTCTGCAAATCTAGGCAATGAAACCAGTGTTAGTAACCCAAATCAGACTAGTGCATCAAAATTAGGTTCTTTCTTTGATGATTGGAATGATCCCTCATTTGCCAATGAGATTATTAAAGCGTGTCATCAATTAGATAATACCTGGGAAGCAGATGATGTAGATGATGATTTGTTGTACCAAGCATGTGATGATATTGAAAGACTAACTCAGCAACAAGATATTAGAAAGGACAGTAAGACATCAGAAAGTATATGTGAGATCAATAATAATTCCGAACATGGAGCCAAAAACATGTTTACTATATCTAAACAAGGAAGTAATTTAGTACAATCAAAGCATTTGAATCCAGACAGCATTTCAGTGCAGACATCTTTGACAAATAGCTCACGAACAGATAAGCCAATGAAAATGGAGAAAGGGGAAATGTATGGAAATTCTCCAAGATTTTTAGGTGCCACAAATTTGACTATGTATACTAAGATCTCAAACTGTCAGATAAATAATCTGCATGTGCCTTGTACTAACACTGATGTTCCAATACAAGTGAATAGTTCCAAATTGGTTCTTTCGGGAAGTTCAAGTGTAACTTCAGATAATATGAATACAGAAATTGCTACTTACAAGAAGAAACTGAGTACTAAGCAGCTATGCCATAAGAGTATAACAGATGAATCTCAGAGCAACCATAACAAAACAGTTGGATTTTCAAAGTTTACATTTACAAGGATGAAAAATTCTCAGATTCTTTCTCAGTTTAATCAAAATTATATAACAGGAAGTATGTCTGATACCAAAATTACACagggtgtggagaaaaagaaaagtgtcaaCCCATTGCTAGAGGAAGCTGTTGGACAGCAATCTTTGGTGAAACTTTCTGAATCTTTGAAACAATCTTCAAAAG aggaagaagagaaaaatagaaagtgtTCTCCtgaagaaattcagagaaaaagaCAAGAAGCGCTGGTTCGGAGAATGGCTAAAGCACGAGCCTCATCTGTAAATGCAGCTCCCACTTCATTTCTTTAA
- the LOC105465173 gene encoding ewing's tumor-associated antigen 1 isoform X2 yields the protein MDLLSSSFSSPNDPDGQNDIFWDQNSPLTKQLGKGRKKQIYTTDSDEISHIVNRIAPQDEKPTTSSMLDMWIGETAIPCTPSVVKGKSRAKISCTKLKTQNQEEELMKLAKQFDKNMEELDVIQEQNKRNYDFTQMISETEILSNHKDNTQMQSLHNIVPEIDNATKKKPIKGNTKVSVANNQNSSQKPFDQTAEAAFNAIFDGSTQKCSGQLSQELPEAFWSTSNTTFVKTNALKEEKIITNETLVIEKLSNKTPRSLSSQVDTPIMTKSCVTSCTKKPETSKRYIDAFTTSDFEDDWENLLGNEPFAMQNVDMPELFPCKTAQVTGQKEICTFNSKTVKNMSRANTSPDARLGDSKVLQDLSSKIGDRELIGAEYRFSPNPNKSNKLSSTRNKMKFENSSNKIVIQDKIQDCILTSNLTKIKEDTLTKSTVYASEKKSALNTRYSNEQKNKCILNQAVKAPVNTDLFGSANLGNETSVSNPNQTSASKLGSFFDDWNDPSFANEIIKACHQLDNTWEADDVDDDLLYQACDDIERLTQQQDIRKDSKTSESICEINNNSEHGAKNMFTISKQGSNLVQSKHLNPDSISVQTSLTNSSRTDKPMKMEKGEMYGNSPRFLGATNLTMYTKISNCQINNLHVPCTNTDVPIQVNSSKLVLSGSSSVTSDNMNTEIATYKKKLSTKQLCHKSITDESQSNHNKTVGFSKFTFTRMKNSQILSQFNQNYITGSMSDTKITQGVEKKKSVNPLLEEAVGQQSLVKLSESLKQSSKEEEEKNRKCSPEEIQRKRQEALVRRMAKARASSVNAAPTSFL from the exons ATGGACTTACTGTCATCTTCCTTCAGTTCTCCTAATGATCCAGATGGACAGAATGATATCTTTTGGGATCAGAATTCTCCATTGACAAAGCAGTTAG gtaaaggaagaaaaaaacagatttataCCACAGATAGTGATGAGATTTCACATATTGTTAATCGTATTGCTCCTCAG GATGAAAAACCAACAACAAGTTCTATGCTGGACATGTGGATTGGTGAAACTGCTATTCCTTGTACTCCCAGTGTAGTGAAAGGAAAATCAAGAGCAAAAATCAGCTGCACAAA gttaaaaacacaaaatcaagaAGAAGAACTTATGAAACTGGCTAAACAATTTGATAAAAATATGGAAGAGCTAGATGTGATTCAAGAGCAAAATAAGAGGAATTATGATTTTACCCAGATGATTTCAGAAACAGAGATTTTAAGTAATCATAAAGATAATACACAGATGCAGTCATTACATAATATAGTTCCCGAAATAGATAATGCTACAAAAAAGAAGCCAATCAAAGGAAACACCAAGGTATCTGTGGCAAATAATCAAAATAGCAGTCAGAAGCCATTTGACCAAACTGCTGAAGCAGCCTTTAATGCTATTTTTGATGGTTCTACTCAGAAATGTAGCGGACAGTTAAGCCAAGAACTGCCAGAAGCTTTTTGGAGCACCAGTAATACTACCTTTGTAAAGACAAATGctttgaaagaggagaaaatcATTACTAATGAAACTCTGGTCATTGAAAAACTGTCAAATAAAACCCCACGATCACTTTCCTCTCAAGTAGATACACCCATAATGACAAAATCATGTGTGACTTCCTGTACTAAGAAGCCAGAAACTTCTAAGAGGTACATTGATGCATTTACTACCAGTGATTTTGAGGATGATTGGGAAAATTTACTAGGTAATGAACCTTTTGCTATGCAAAATGTCGACATGCCTGAACTCTTCCCCTGTAAAACAGCCCAGGTTACTGGTCAAAAGGAAATTTGTACCTTTAATagtaaaactgttaaaaatatgTCAAGAGCAAATACAAGTCCAGATGCCAGGTTAGGAGATTCAAAAGTATTACAAGATCTTTCTTCAAAGATAGGTGACAGAGAATTAATAGGTGCAGAATATAGATTTTCACCAAATCCAAATAAATCAAACAAATTATCATCcactagaaataaaatgaaatttgagaACTCTTCCAATAAAATCGTTATTCAAGACAAAATTCAAGATTGTATACTTACATCTAATCtgacaaaaataaaggaagataCTCTTACTAAATCTACTGTATATGCTTCTGAAAAGAAGTCAGCTTTGAACACAAGATATTCTAATGAGCAGAAAAATAAGTGCATTTTAAATCAAGCTGTTAAAGCCCCTGTTAATACTGATCTTTTTGGCTCTGCAAATCTAGGCAATGAAACCAGTGTTAGTAACCCAAATCAGACTAGTGCATCAAAATTAGGTTCTTTCTTTGATGATTGGAATGATCCCTCATTTGCCAATGAGATTATTAAAGCGTGTCATCAATTAGATAATACCTGGGAAGCAGATGATGTAGATGATGATTTGTTGTACCAAGCATGTGATGATATTGAAAGACTAACTCAGCAACAAGATATTAGAAAGGACAGTAAGACATCAGAAAGTATATGTGAGATCAATAATAATTCCGAACATGGAGCCAAAAACATGTTTACTATATCTAAACAAGGAAGTAATTTAGTACAATCAAAGCATTTGAATCCAGACAGCATTTCAGTGCAGACATCTTTGACAAATAGCTCACGAACAGATAAGCCAATGAAAATGGAGAAAGGGGAAATGTATGGAAATTCTCCAAGATTTTTAGGTGCCACAAATTTGACTATGTATACTAAGATCTCAAACTGTCAGATAAATAATCTGCATGTGCCTTGTACTAACACTGATGTTCCAATACAAGTGAATAGTTCCAAATTGGTTCTTTCGGGAAGTTCAAGTGTAACTTCAGATAATATGAATACAGAAATTGCTACTTACAAGAAGAAACTGAGTACTAAGCAGCTATGCCATAAGAGTATAACAGATGAATCTCAGAGCAACCATAACAAAACAGTTGGATTTTCAAAGTTTACATTTACAAGGATGAAAAATTCTCAGATTCTTTCTCAGTTTAATCAAAATTATATAACAGGAAGTATGTCTGATACCAAAATTACACagggtgtggagaaaaagaaaagtgtcaaCCCATTGCTAGAGGAAGCTGTTGGACAGCAATCTTTGGTGAAACTTTCTGAATCTTTGAAACAATCTTCAAAAG aggaagaagagaaaaatagaaagtgtTCTCCtgaagaaattcagagaaaaagaCAAGAAGCGCTGGTTCGGAGAATGGCTAAAGCACGAGCCTCATCTGTAAATGCAGCTCCCACTTCATTTCTTTAA
- the LOC105465173 gene encoding ewing's tumor-associated antigen 1 isoform X3, with product MLDMWIGETAIPCTPSVVKGKSRAKISCTKLKTQNQEEELMKLAKQFDKNMEELDVIQEQNKRNYDFTQMISETEILSNHKDNTQMQSLHNIVPEIDNATKKKPIKGNTKVSVANNQNSSQKPFDQTAEAAFNAIFDGSTQKCSGQLSQELPEAFWSTSNTTFVKTNALKEEKIITNETLVIEKLSNKTPRSLSSQVDTPIMTKSCVTSCTKKPETSKRYIDAFTTSDFEDDWENLLGNEPFAMQNVDMPELFPCKTAQVTGQKEICTFNSKTVKNMSRANTSPDARLGDSKVLQDLSSKIGDRELIGAEYRFSPNPNKSNKLSSTRNKMKFENSSNKIVIQDKIQDCILTSNLTKIKEDTLTKSTVYASEKKSALNTRYSNEQKNKCILNQAVKAPVNTDLFGSANLGNETSVSNPNQTSASKLGSFFDDWNDPSFANEIIKACHQLDNTWEADDVDDDLLYQACDDIERLTQQQDIRKDSKTSESICEINNNSEHGAKNMFTISKQGSNLVQSKHLNPDSISVQTSLTNSSRTDKPMKMEKGEMYGNSPRFLGATNLTMYTKISNCQINNLHVPCTNTDVPIQVNSSKLVLSGSSSVTSDNMNTEIATYKKKLSTKQLCHKSITDESQSNHNKTVGFSKFTFTRMKNSQILSQFNQNYITGSMSDTKITQGVEKKKSVNPLLEEAVGQQSLVKLSESLKQSSKEEEEKNRKCSPEEIQRKRQEALVRRMAKARASSVNAAPTSFL from the exons ATGCTGGACATGTGGATTGGTGAAACTGCTATTCCTTGTACTCCCAGTGTAGTGAAAGGAAAATCAAGAGCAAAAATCAGCTGCACAAA gttaaaaacacaaaatcaagaAGAAGAACTTATGAAACTGGCTAAACAATTTGATAAAAATATGGAAGAGCTAGATGTGATTCAAGAGCAAAATAAGAGGAATTATGATTTTACCCAGATGATTTCAGAAACAGAGATTTTAAGTAATCATAAAGATAATACACAGATGCAGTCATTACATAATATAGTTCCCGAAATAGATAATGCTACAAAAAAGAAGCCAATCAAAGGAAACACCAAGGTATCTGTGGCAAATAATCAAAATAGCAGTCAGAAGCCATTTGACCAAACTGCTGAAGCAGCCTTTAATGCTATTTTTGATGGTTCTACTCAGAAATGTAGCGGACAGTTAAGCCAAGAACTGCCAGAAGCTTTTTGGAGCACCAGTAATACTACCTTTGTAAAGACAAATGctttgaaagaggagaaaatcATTACTAATGAAACTCTGGTCATTGAAAAACTGTCAAATAAAACCCCACGATCACTTTCCTCTCAAGTAGATACACCCATAATGACAAAATCATGTGTGACTTCCTGTACTAAGAAGCCAGAAACTTCTAAGAGGTACATTGATGCATTTACTACCAGTGATTTTGAGGATGATTGGGAAAATTTACTAGGTAATGAACCTTTTGCTATGCAAAATGTCGACATGCCTGAACTCTTCCCCTGTAAAACAGCCCAGGTTACTGGTCAAAAGGAAATTTGTACCTTTAATagtaaaactgttaaaaatatgTCAAGAGCAAATACAAGTCCAGATGCCAGGTTAGGAGATTCAAAAGTATTACAAGATCTTTCTTCAAAGATAGGTGACAGAGAATTAATAGGTGCAGAATATAGATTTTCACCAAATCCAAATAAATCAAACAAATTATCATCcactagaaataaaatgaaatttgagaACTCTTCCAATAAAATCGTTATTCAAGACAAAATTCAAGATTGTATACTTACATCTAATCtgacaaaaataaaggaagataCTCTTACTAAATCTACTGTATATGCTTCTGAAAAGAAGTCAGCTTTGAACACAAGATATTCTAATGAGCAGAAAAATAAGTGCATTTTAAATCAAGCTGTTAAAGCCCCTGTTAATACTGATCTTTTTGGCTCTGCAAATCTAGGCAATGAAACCAGTGTTAGTAACCCAAATCAGACTAGTGCATCAAAATTAGGTTCTTTCTTTGATGATTGGAATGATCCCTCATTTGCCAATGAGATTATTAAAGCGTGTCATCAATTAGATAATACCTGGGAAGCAGATGATGTAGATGATGATTTGTTGTACCAAGCATGTGATGATATTGAAAGACTAACTCAGCAACAAGATATTAGAAAGGACAGTAAGACATCAGAAAGTATATGTGAGATCAATAATAATTCCGAACATGGAGCCAAAAACATGTTTACTATATCTAAACAAGGAAGTAATTTAGTACAATCAAAGCATTTGAATCCAGACAGCATTTCAGTGCAGACATCTTTGACAAATAGCTCACGAACAGATAAGCCAATGAAAATGGAGAAAGGGGAAATGTATGGAAATTCTCCAAGATTTTTAGGTGCCACAAATTTGACTATGTATACTAAGATCTCAAACTGTCAGATAAATAATCTGCATGTGCCTTGTACTAACACTGATGTTCCAATACAAGTGAATAGTTCCAAATTGGTTCTTTCGGGAAGTTCAAGTGTAACTTCAGATAATATGAATACAGAAATTGCTACTTACAAGAAGAAACTGAGTACTAAGCAGCTATGCCATAAGAGTATAACAGATGAATCTCAGAGCAACCATAACAAAACAGTTGGATTTTCAAAGTTTACATTTACAAGGATGAAAAATTCTCAGATTCTTTCTCAGTTTAATCAAAATTATATAACAGGAAGTATGTCTGATACCAAAATTACACagggtgtggagaaaaagaaaagtgtcaaCCCATTGCTAGAGGAAGCTGTTGGACAGCAATCTTTGGTGAAACTTTCTGAATCTTTGAAACAATCTTCAAAAG aggaagaagagaaaaatagaaagtgtTCTCCtgaagaaattcagagaaaaagaCAAGAAGCGCTGGTTCGGAGAATGGCTAAAGCACGAGCCTCATCTGTAAATGCAGCTCCCACTTCATTTCTTTAA